One window of the Spirochaetota bacterium genome contains the following:
- a CDS encoding class I SAM-dependent methyltransferase: MSGHKFDPNMIDTLNDHSRLTRMKPDELWDAFGLSAPHVLIDIGAGTGIFARHFASKLSGTVYACDSAPEMIAWMEEHIVAETRKRIVPTRSEESVIPLKNGIADLVYLIAVYHELHSPAALLAEAKRLLKKGGVIAVVDWKPGSTQHGPPAGERVSPEDVIDAFLRAGFSDVTQHDILESHYVITAKK; encoded by the coding sequence ATGAGCGGACACAAATTCGACCCGAACATGATCGATACGCTGAACGATCATTCGCGCCTGACGCGGATGAAGCCCGACGAGCTCTGGGATGCGTTCGGGCTTTCAGCTCCGCATGTGCTCATTGACATCGGCGCTGGTACCGGCATCTTTGCACGCCATTTTGCCTCGAAGCTGTCCGGTACGGTATATGCCTGCGACAGTGCTCCGGAAATGATAGCGTGGATGGAAGAGCATATTGTTGCGGAGACACGAAAGAGGATAGTGCCGACGCGCTCGGAAGAATCGGTGATACCGCTTAAGAACGGTATTGCCGACCTCGTATATCTCATTGCCGTATATCATGAGCTTCATTCGCCCGCGGCACTCCTCGCGGAGGCCAAGCGCCTTCTCAAAAAGGGCGGTGTCATCGCTGTAGTCGATTGGAAGCCGGGCTCCACCCAGCATGGTCCGCCGGCAGGGGAGCGTGTGAGCCCGGAAGACGTCATCGATGCTTTTTTGCGTGCGGGCTTTTCAGATGTTACACAGCATGATATACTGGAAAGCCACTATGTCATTACCGCGAAAAAATGA
- a CDS encoding NFACT RNA binding domain-containing protein, translating into MSNDNRIRIKRYRTASGLPILAGQSDISNDELTFRVAKQNDLWFHIHGFPGSHVVLVCGEGEPSKADIEEAAGIAVYHSKMRDGGAVDVSYCFARDVHKPAGAKDGSVNIKNEKRVKVKALVLTPEE; encoded by the coding sequence ATGAGCAACGATAATCGCATCCGCATAAAACGCTATCGCACGGCCAGCGGCCTTCCGATACTCGCCGGCCAGAGCGACATAAGCAATGATGAACTTACGTTCCGCGTTGCGAAGCAGAACGATCTGTGGTTCCATATACATGGCTTTCCCGGGAGCCATGTCGTTCTCGTGTGCGGGGAGGGCGAGCCGTCGAAAGCCGATATCGAAGAAGCGGCTGGCATCGCCGTCTATCATTCGAAGATGCGCGACGGCGGTGCGGTCGACGTATCGTACTGCTTTGCGCGCGATGTGCATAAGCCCGCGGGGGCAAAGGACGGATCGGTGAATATCAAGAACGAGAAACGGGTGAAAGTGAAAGCACTTGTACTCACCCCGGAAGAGTGA
- a CDS encoding amidotransferase encodes MRLHYLCHVDFERLGVIDTYAHERGYAVSNTDLFAEEALPAVRDIDALFVMGGPMNIYEHYRHPWLGREKAFISKAIAAGKKVIGICLGAQLIADVLGATVTRNAHREIGFFPVTVTACGMTTVFGALPALFTAFHWHGDTFSLPTGAVHCASSEACEHQAFTYGDNVLAMQFHLEYAYENIVAMNAHCDEEIAAGGDHVQKPSEILDRKKIIEANSDLRILLDRFLPKEM; translated from the coding sequence ATGCGTTTGCACTATCTCTGCCACGTCGATTTTGAGCGTCTGGGCGTCATCGATACGTATGCTCACGAACGCGGATATGCCGTATCCAATACCGATCTTTTCGCCGAGGAGGCGCTGCCGGCGGTACGCGATATCGATGCTCTTTTCGTCATGGGCGGACCGATGAACATTTACGAGCACTACCGGCATCCGTGGCTCGGCCGGGAGAAGGCGTTCATAAGCAAGGCTATTGCTGCAGGGAAAAAGGTCATCGGCATATGCCTCGGCGCACAGCTCATAGCCGACGTGCTCGGCGCTACCGTTACGCGCAATGCACATCGTGAGATAGGATTTTTCCCGGTCACGGTGACCGCATGCGGAATGACCACGGTGTTCGGTGCGCTGCCGGCACTGTTCACCGCCTTCCATTGGCACGGCGATACGTTCTCGCTCCCGACCGGTGCCGTCCATTGCGCATCGAGCGAAGCGTGCGAGCATCAGGCGTTCACCTACGGTGACAATGTCCTCGCGATGCAGTTCCATCTCGAGTATGCATACGAGAATATCGTCGCCATGAACGCCCATTGTGATGAAGAGATCGCAGCGGGCGGGGATCACGTCCAGAAGCCGTCCGAGATCCTTGATCGGAAAAAGATAATCGAGGCGAACAGCGATCTTCGCATATTGCTTGACCGTTTTCTTCCGAAGGAGATGTGA
- a CDS encoding TonB-dependent receptor plug domain-containing protein: protein MKRALLFLLSFISMIPLAAQTNTTPARTTPPVRSADNTTVLTEADFLRYHAASLAELLRHVPGVQVRQHSSFGGRTTVYLSGMSAGAVAVYRDGVLLNPGSSGDGACDIAHITLDGVERVEIIRGVQSVKFPGASAGVIHVVSKRGGVGQSASLSLRGSFPEGFYGAFNAAAGIDQAYFSLSASQLLTRGESRAIHFDGQNAPGIERDGYNRSLVQASAGVNPGSDLWFAVSMYYQNADVSLDDRAYEDDPNRAVNDKLIALDARYSQSLTPWWKHAIILDAAVEERNERDATDAFDAGESLSAFDRTFVGSLKWQNVFTMGDFNKLNAGAEFLMNMLSHHYDAQNFEGMTSIKDEGNGYMLAAASLRDTAVFFKALTIDAGVRLNWDIRTNLNIDYRVAALFTMNAVGIDVHAAYGHATRYASDKQQLMSVTHGSLAPEITMHAIEAGVRQRIGGMLTMDAFGSYSILTNVISYDINTGSYTNVPGASILSATVELAFKPVSRFTAAINYTFVQANYLPTGVIMPERPRHSAHADIAFEPFEKFLISLGLHYVGPRTELLTTAGTNSWVALLDHGLVDAGVSYTWEFIDLFVKAENILSLIPSLRPAVDVAGYYGYPFAFTVGATARF from the coding sequence ATGAAAAGGGCTCTGCTATTCTTATTATCTTTTATATCGATGATACCCCTTGCCGCCCAGACGAACACCACTCCGGCAAGAACAACGCCCCCCGTACGTTCCGCGGATAATACGACCGTGCTCACCGAAGCGGATTTCCTGCGCTATCATGCCGCATCCCTTGCCGAGCTCCTCCGCCATGTTCCCGGTGTACAGGTGCGTCAGCATTCATCGTTCGGCGGGCGTACGACGGTGTATCTTTCCGGCATGAGCGCGGGCGCTGTCGCCGTATATCGCGACGGCGTGCTGCTCAATCCCGGTTCCTCCGGTGACGGCGCCTGCGATATAGCCCATATCACGCTTGACGGCGTGGAACGAGTGGAGATAATACGCGGCGTGCAGTCGGTGAAATTTCCGGGTGCTTCTGCAGGCGTGATACATGTCGTGAGCAAACGCGGCGGTGTCGGGCAGTCGGCATCGCTTTCGCTCCGCGGTTCATTTCCGGAGGGGTTCTATGGCGCATTCAATGCCGCTGCGGGTATCGATCAGGCCTATTTCAGCCTGTCCGCATCGCAGCTTCTTACGCGCGGCGAGTCGCGGGCGATACACTTCGACGGGCAGAACGCCCCCGGCATTGAGCGCGATGGGTACAATCGTTCCCTCGTGCAGGCGTCCGCCGGCGTCAACCCCGGCTCCGATCTCTGGTTCGCCGTCAGCATGTATTATCAGAACGCCGATGTGTCGCTCGATGACCGCGCATATGAGGACGATCCCAATCGTGCCGTGAACGATAAACTTATTGCCCTCGACGCGCGCTATTCTCAGTCGTTGACTCCCTGGTGGAAACACGCGATCATCCTCGACGCCGCCGTGGAGGAGCGCAATGAGCGCGATGCGACCGATGCTTTCGATGCCGGTGAATCGCTCTCGGCGTTCGACCGTACTTTCGTGGGGTCGCTGAAATGGCAGAATGTTTTCACGATGGGGGATTTCAATAAGCTTAACGCGGGCGCGGAATTCCTCATGAACATGCTTTCGCATCATTATGACGCGCAGAATTTCGAAGGTATGACATCGATCAAGGACGAGGGTAATGGATACATGCTCGCCGCCGCTTCCCTGAGGGATACGGCGGTCTTTTTCAAAGCGCTCACCATCGACGCCGGCGTCCGTTTGAACTGGGATATCAGAACGAACCTGAACATTGACTACCGTGTTGCTGCGCTGTTCACGATGAACGCCGTAGGCATCGATGTGCATGCGGCATACGGCCATGCCACGCGGTATGCGAGCGACAAACAGCAGCTTATGTCCGTAACACATGGCTCACTCGCCCCGGAGATCACCATGCATGCGATCGAGGCGGGCGTTCGGCAGCGTATCGGCGGCATGCTTACCATGGATGCGTTCGGCAGCTACAGCATACTGACCAATGTGATAAGCTATGACATCAATACGGGTTCGTACACCAATGTCCCCGGTGCGAGCATTTTGAGCGCGACGGTGGAGCTTGCGTTCAAACCGGTAAGTCGTTTCACCGCGGCTATCAACTATACCTTCGTGCAGGCGAATTATCTCCCAACGGGTGTTATCATGCCGGAACGCCCGAGGCATTCGGCGCATGCGGATATCGCGTTCGAGCCGTTCGAGAAGTTCCTTATTTCCCTGGGGCTCCATTATGTCGGACCGCGTACTGAGCTGTTGACTACGGCCGGTACGAACAGCTGGGTAGCGCTCCTCGATCACGGCCTTGTCGATGCCGGTGTTTCCTACACGTGGGAATTCATCGATCTCTTCGTGAAGGCGGAGAACATCCTTTCGCTCATCCCGTCGCTTCGCCCTGCCGTGGATGTGGCGGGATATTACGGGTATCCGTTCGCGTTCACCGTAGGCGCAACTGCGCGCTTCTGA
- a CDS encoding peptide chain release factor-like protein: protein MDFSVSPEKQQALQERMAKAGILERDIDERFIRAQGHGGQNVNKVSTAVHIKHIPSGIEVKCQVSRSQVFNRFIARRILVEKMEERIHGERSAARMRIEKIRRQKRKRSRRAKEKMLQNKHHHSAKKEMRRSWGGD, encoded by the coding sequence ATGGATTTTTCCGTCAGTCCCGAAAAACAGCAGGCCTTGCAGGAACGTATGGCGAAAGCGGGCATTCTCGAGCGCGATATCGATGAGCGGTTCATCCGTGCGCAGGGTCATGGCGGGCAGAACGTGAACAAGGTTTCGACCGCGGTCCATATCAAGCACATTCCGAGCGGTATCGAGGTGAAATGCCAGGTGTCGCGGTCGCAGGTGTTCAACCGATTTATCGCGCGGCGCATACTCGTTGAAAAAATGGAAGAGCGTATACACGGCGAGCGGTCGGCGGCACGCATGCGTATCGAGAAGATACGGCGGCAGAAGCGCAAACGCTCCCGGCGCGCGAAGGAGAAGATGCTCCAGAACAAGCATCATCATTCGGCGAAGAAAGAGATGCGCCGTTCCTGGGGCGGCGATTGA
- a CDS encoding methyltransferase domain-containing protein — translation MEFIDIANKAGAFAVRASRWLTRKSRRELVASIYLKGDGIEIGALHLPLPVPRTAHVRYVDRMSATDLKKQYPDLAGRKLVDPDIIDDGERLSTIKNGSLDFVIANHFIEHCEDPIFALANMLRVLKPSGMLYLAVPDKRFTDDRDRAVTPIAHLMHDFEHGPKGSRTGHYKEWVTLVNKKEKPADIKAEMNELMAMRYSIHFHAWTFDAFLELLVSLKDTLPAFGIVLAWMNDEDGIFILQRADDGGMRRSAKKCWQ, via the coding sequence ATGGAATTTATCGATATAGCGAACAAAGCGGGAGCCTTCGCCGTGCGTGCATCGCGGTGGCTCACCCGAAAGAGCAGACGCGAACTTGTCGCGTCGATATACCTGAAAGGTGACGGCATCGAGATCGGTGCGCTGCATCTGCCGCTTCCCGTACCGCGTACTGCGCACGTGCGCTATGTTGACCGTATGAGTGCGACCGATCTCAAGAAGCAATACCCCGATCTTGCGGGGAGAAAGCTCGTCGATCCGGACATCATCGACGACGGTGAGCGGCTTTCCACGATAAAGAACGGATCGCTCGATTTCGTCATCGCCAATCATTTCATCGAGCATTGTGAGGACCCGATTTTTGCGCTTGCCAATATGCTCCGTGTGCTCAAGCCCAGCGGCATGCTCTATCTCGCCGTTCCCGACAAGCGCTTTACCGATGACCGCGACCGTGCCGTTACGCCGATAGCGCATCTTATGCACGATTTTGAGCACGGCCCGAAGGGATCGCGTACCGGGCATTATAAAGAATGGGTCACCTTGGTGAATAAGAAGGAAAAACCCGCTGATATCAAGGCAGAGATGAACGAGCTCATGGCGATGCGGTATTCGATACATTTTCACGCGTGGACATTCGATGCGTTCCTCGAACTCCTCGTATCGCTCAAGGATACGCTCCCCGCGTTCGGCATTGTGCTCGCGTGGATGAACGATGAGGACGGCATATTCATTCTGCAGAGGGCCGACGACGGCGGTATGCGCCGGTCGGCAAAGAAATGCTGGCAATAA